Proteins from a single region of Sphaerochaeta globosa str. Buddy:
- a CDS encoding sugar phosphate isomerase/epimerase family protein — MQESLSSYMKVGLIHFMAYPVASGEGPIVETFKKIAADPFFEAVEVTWIRDSEARKQVRFMKETAALTLAYGAQPRLLSTKMNINDLDEKKRLQAVANLKEGIDEAYELGASAFAFLSGKYEEANLETAYQALVASTKEICAYAASKGTMKIALEVFDYDIDKKSLIGPASLAKRYAKEIRKDYPEFGLLVDLSHIPLLHETIEESLLPVKEYITHAHMGNCVVKDPSLPGYGDLHPRFGFPGSENNVKELTAYLQFLLSIGFLNTEKRPVVSFEVKPFGNEDPDLVVANAKRTLLLAWDKVKPIKD, encoded by the coding sequence ATGCAAGAATCCTTATCCAGCTATATGAAAGTCGGTCTCATCCATTTCATGGCCTATCCGGTCGCAAGTGGGGAAGGTCCCATTGTTGAAACATTCAAGAAAATCGCCGCCGATCCCTTTTTTGAAGCTGTTGAAGTCACTTGGATTCGTGATAGTGAGGCAAGAAAGCAGGTTCGATTCATGAAGGAAACTGCCGCCCTTACCCTTGCCTATGGAGCTCAACCCAGACTTCTCTCCACCAAAATGAACATCAACGATCTGGATGAGAAAAAGCGCTTACAGGCAGTAGCAAACCTGAAGGAAGGCATCGATGAAGCCTATGAGTTGGGTGCCAGCGCCTTTGCTTTCTTGAGCGGCAAGTATGAAGAAGCAAACTTGGAGACAGCCTATCAGGCTTTGGTGGCTTCCACCAAGGAAATCTGTGCATATGCTGCATCCAAAGGCACAATGAAAATTGCCCTGGAGGTCTTCGACTACGATATTGACAAGAAGAGCCTCATCGGACCGGCTTCCTTGGCAAAGCGATATGCCAAGGAGATCCGAAAGGACTATCCCGAATTTGGCCTTCTGGTCGACCTCAGCCACATTCCCTTGCTTCATGAGACAATTGAGGAATCATTGTTACCGGTCAAGGAATATATCACCCATGCCCATATGGGAAACTGTGTCGTCAAGGACCCTTCCCTTCCCGGGTACGGTGATTTGCATCCCCGCTTCGGCTTCCCCGGAAGTGAGAACAACGTAAAGGAATTGACTGCTTACTTGCAATTCTTGCTATCCATCGGGTTCTTGAACACAGAGAAGCGTCCTGTGGTCAGTTTTGAAGTGAAGCCGTTTGGCAATGAGGATCCCGATCTGGTGGTTGCCAATGCAAAACGGACACTGCTGCTTGCATGGGACAAGGTTAAACCGATAAAAGACTAG
- a CDS encoding tripartite tricarboxylate transporter TctB family protein has translation MNKKTIGLGFFSIALGIAILIMSNDIRDFAAVGVGAKFFPRIAAVGFMILGSLLVYQNRTILFVRAHAQTSQKSPSLSPYLTLALLIVYLALIPLAGYIIASSLYIFGQILVLNRGSKQHCLRYALLSIISAVVTYLLFVKVFSVMIPAGILG, from the coding sequence ATGAACAAAAAAACAATCGGTTTGGGATTCTTCAGCATTGCCTTGGGAATTGCCATCCTTATCATGAGCAACGATATCAGGGACTTCGCGGCGGTAGGAGTCGGAGCAAAGTTCTTCCCCCGCATCGCAGCCGTAGGATTCATGATTCTCGGATCATTGCTCGTGTATCAAAACCGCACGATTCTCTTCGTGCGCGCTCATGCACAGACATCCCAAAAGAGCCCCTCCCTCTCGCCATATCTGACGCTGGCTCTTCTCATTGTCTATCTTGCCCTCATTCCTTTGGCAGGATACATCATTGCTTCCTCTCTCTATATATTTGGTCAAATTCTCGTTCTGAACCGGGGGAGCAAGCAACATTGCCTGCGCTATGCCCTACTTTCAATCATCAGCGCGGTAGTTACCTATCTGTTGTTTGTAAAAGTGTTCAGCGTCATGATTCCCGCGGGAATCCTCGGGTAA
- a CDS encoding MFS transporter: MPKQTFTKNLQYAKFCAYGFLKDLRFYEPFMLLVFLDKGLSYLQIGTLYATREVLINITEVPSGIFADSVGRRMTMVFSFLAYILAFLTFYVADRFEILLLAMVAYAFGDAFRTGTHKAMIFDYLRFNGWEDQKTYYYGHTRAWSQRGAALSAIIAALLVLYQGSYAPIFLFTIIPYVLNLFLILSYPKNLDGKRHTSDKRIRDEFMDVLRSLVTTLKSFSMLRTISSQALYSGYYKAFKDYLQPLLQTLALSLPLFLALEDQKRTALVIGIVYSILYATTAFASSKSGAFASHFNGLAKPLNITLLVGLSLGLVSGLLLHLSYVVLAVVLYLGIYILENLRKPMGIAYVSERMDQTSLASGLSVESQAESLFAAGIALLLGWLSSLFGVGMGILLVSLLCLLLGLVLQLPLESATASQAHRKP, translated from the coding sequence GTACGCAAAATTCTGCGCCTATGGATTTCTCAAGGACCTGCGGTTTTATGAACCGTTCATGCTGCTTGTCTTTTTGGATAAAGGCCTGAGTTATCTGCAGATCGGAACCCTTTACGCAACGCGCGAGGTGTTGATCAACATCACCGAGGTCCCTTCAGGAATTTTTGCCGACAGTGTAGGGAGGAGAATGACGATGGTATTCTCCTTCCTTGCTTATATTCTGGCCTTTCTCACCTTCTATGTTGCCGACCGTTTCGAGATTCTCTTGCTTGCGATGGTTGCCTATGCATTCGGCGATGCCTTTCGTACCGGGACCCACAAGGCGATGATTTTCGACTATCTCCGATTCAACGGGTGGGAGGACCAGAAAACCTATTACTATGGCCACACCCGTGCTTGGTCACAGCGCGGGGCTGCTCTCTCGGCAATAATTGCTGCCCTGTTGGTCCTCTATCAAGGTTCCTATGCACCGATATTCCTGTTTACCATCATCCCTTATGTGCTCAACTTGTTCCTTATTCTTTCCTACCCCAAGAATCTCGATGGGAAACGGCATACCAGTGACAAGCGTATACGAGACGAGTTTATGGATGTTCTGCGCTCGCTGGTGACAACCCTGAAGAGTTTTTCCATGCTTCGCACCATCTCCAGCCAAGCCTTGTACAGCGGCTACTACAAAGCCTTCAAGGATTACCTGCAGCCGCTCTTGCAGACACTTGCCCTGAGTCTGCCACTATTTCTTGCTTTGGAGGACCAGAAGCGTACTGCCTTGGTAATAGGTATTGTCTATTCAATACTGTATGCCACAACCGCCTTTGCTTCGAGCAAATCCGGAGCATTCGCCTCTCATTTCAACGGCCTTGCAAAGCCTCTGAACATCACGTTGCTGGTGGGACTCTCCCTTGGGTTGGTCAGCGGCCTGTTGCTGCATCTCTCCTATGTGGTTCTCGCTGTGGTGCTTTACTTGGGGATTTACATTCTGGAGAATCTGCGCAAACCGATGGGAATAGCCTACGTAAGTGAGCGTATGGACCAGACTTCATTGGCCTCGGGACTCTCGGTGGAGTCGCAGGCAGAGTCCTTATTCGCGGCCGGTATTGCCTTGCTGCTCGGCTGGCTCAGCAGCCTTTTCGGTGTTGGTATGGGAATATTGCTGGTCTCACTGCTCTGTTTGCTATTGGGGCTTGTCTTGCAACTGCCGCTTGAGTCTGCTACAGCGTCTCAGGCTCACCGAAAGCCATAA
- a CDS encoding FadR/GntR family transcriptional regulator, with the protein MDQVLDSLCRDEEDRMVLTLVRYIREKGMKPGDKLPSIRTFATELGVSQSQVRSGCLRAAAMGVLKIVPRSGCYLADVTLSGIIGPFTLLFEAMYMNVQPPLIDLYELKTTLERGIAKRVAVIRTIEDLAELKRLLDAMETATEHAEMVRLDELFHEKLASSTRNPLFFSLMQVIHSMLRQSRLSYKDFVSEFPQSRKDHRALYEALRDQDALKAGDIAEQHSNRRKLLLVKNY; encoded by the coding sequence ATGGACCAAGTGTTAGACAGCCTGTGTAGGGATGAAGAGGATAGGATGGTGCTCACTCTGGTTCGGTACATCCGTGAGAAAGGGATGAAACCGGGTGATAAGCTTCCTTCCATCCGTACCTTCGCCACCGAGCTTGGTGTTTCTCAGAGTCAGGTACGATCGGGGTGTCTGCGTGCAGCCGCAATGGGTGTGCTTAAGATAGTTCCCCGTTCCGGGTGCTATTTGGCTGATGTCACCCTTTCCGGCATCATCGGTCCCTTTACCTTGTTGTTTGAGGCAATGTACATGAATGTGCAGCCTCCCTTGATTGACCTCTATGAGCTCAAGACCACCTTGGAGCGGGGAATTGCCAAGCGGGTTGCCGTCATTCGTACGATTGAAGATCTTGCTGAACTGAAGAGGTTGCTCGATGCCATGGAGACTGCTACCGAGCATGCTGAAATGGTGCGCCTCGATGAATTATTCCATGAGAAATTGGCAAGCAGCACCAGAAACCCACTCTTTTTCTCCTTGATGCAGGTCATTCATTCCATGCTCCGCCAGAGCAGGCTCTCCTATAAGGATTTTGTTTCCGAATTTCCTCAATCGAGGAAGGACCATCGTGCTTTATATGAGGCACTACGTGATCAGGATGCCCTGAAGGCCGGCGATATTGCTGAGCAACACAGCAATAGGAGGAAGCTCCTCTTGGTGAAGAATTATTGA
- a CDS encoding HpcH/HpaI aldolase family protein, producing MSVKDLKRGKAAVGTMVRMVRNPAIVLVAANAGLDFVMFDMEHGAFSFETIADASSLARARGIECFVRVPELSKGNVSRALDCGVTGVMVPMVRNGEDARKFADWAKFAPIGQRGLGGNGAHSEYYDAAKDPEAFMRKANEEVLTIAQIELSEAIDNIDAIASTEGIDALLIGPADLSNSLGVSGQFNHPKMDEAITKVALAAKKYHKIFGFHAAEELTRKWMPHGLTLRMSLMDIGLLAKGMAAITSLRD from the coding sequence ATGTCAGTAAAAGATTTGAAACGTGGAAAAGCAGCAGTTGGCACTATGGTGAGAATGGTACGGAACCCGGCGATCGTCCTGGTGGCGGCCAACGCCGGACTTGACTTTGTCATGTTCGATATGGAGCATGGGGCCTTCTCATTTGAAACCATCGCTGATGCTTCCTCCTTGGCACGCGCTCGGGGGATTGAGTGCTTCGTACGGGTACCCGAATTATCCAAAGGCAATGTCTCAAGGGCACTCGATTGTGGAGTGACCGGGGTCATGGTGCCGATGGTTAGAAACGGCGAGGATGCCAGAAAATTTGCCGATTGGGCAAAGTTTGCTCCTATCGGACAACGCGGACTGGGGGGAAACGGGGCTCATAGTGAGTACTACGATGCGGCAAAGGATCCCGAGGCTTTCATGCGCAAAGCGAACGAGGAAGTGCTTACCATAGCCCAGATTGAACTCTCCGAGGCGATCGACAATATCGATGCCATCGCCTCTACCGAAGGTATCGATGCCCTTTTGATCGGACCAGCAGACCTTTCCAACTCCTTGGGAGTCAGCGGTCAATTCAACCATCCCAAAATGGATGAAGCAATCACCAAGGTTGCACTGGCTGCCAAGAAGTATCACAAAATCTTTGGTTTCCATGCAGCCGAGGAGCTTACCCGCAAATGGATGCCCCATGGACTTACCCTACGCATGAGCCTGATGGATATCGGCCTGTTGGCCAAAGGCATGGCCGCCATCACCTCCTTACGCGATTAA
- a CDS encoding tripartite tricarboxylate transporter substrate binding protein: MKQTHLRFVVIVTVLALLASFGLFAAGTKESAATQADPAANYPAKPIQIIVPVGAGGDTDLNARLFSKYLEKELGQSLAVVNVTGGGGTIGMQRVLDSDADGYTALFFHGEAMIPKIAGLVDYGIEAFDMVGIGLLDDTTVLATHPGMPFKNLTEFITYAKANPGKVEFGMMTGGYPHLVGIVLEAEAGIDLNLVDVGGNAAKTVALKGRKTQVINTQYGLTLDYFKSGDFVVLGLTSKQRNPLFAEVPTTAEQGLDLEFNKFFFVGMPKGAPKSIVDKFSAAMKRVVENPEYQAEAAKYFVTPTYMGPEQATKHAQQVYEYFAQYQDLFRGTTK; this comes from the coding sequence ATGAAACAGACCCATCTACGCTTTGTTGTTATCGTCACTGTCCTGGCACTACTTGCAAGCTTTGGCTTGTTTGCGGCAGGAACCAAGGAAAGTGCTGCTACCCAAGCTGATCCGGCAGCCAACTATCCGGCAAAACCGATTCAGATCATCGTCCCGGTTGGAGCCGGCGGGGATACCGACCTCAACGCCCGCCTCTTTTCCAAGTATCTCGAAAAGGAACTTGGCCAGAGCCTTGCCGTTGTTAACGTCACCGGTGGTGGCGGCACGATCGGTATGCAGCGCGTCCTGGACTCCGATGCCGACGGCTACACTGCCCTTTTCTTCCATGGCGAAGCAATGATTCCCAAGATTGCAGGACTTGTCGACTACGGCATCGAAGCCTTCGACATGGTTGGTATCGGCCTGTTGGACGACACCACGGTATTGGCAACCCACCCCGGCATGCCCTTCAAGAACCTGACCGAGTTCATCACCTACGCCAAGGCAAATCCCGGCAAGGTGGAGTTCGGTATGATGACCGGTGGCTACCCCCACCTGGTAGGTATCGTACTTGAAGCTGAAGCCGGTATCGATTTGAATCTGGTTGACGTCGGCGGCAATGCTGCAAAGACTGTTGCCCTGAAGGGACGCAAGACCCAGGTCATCAACACCCAGTACGGCCTGACCCTCGACTACTTCAAGAGCGGCGACTTCGTAGTGCTCGGACTGACCTCAAAACAGCGCAATCCCCTGTTCGCCGAGGTTCCCACTACTGCTGAACAGGGCCTCGACCTTGAGTTCAACAAGTTCTTCTTCGTCGGCATGCCCAAAGGAGCCCCCAAGAGCATAGTTGACAAGTTCAGCGCCGCAATGAAGCGCGTTGTTGAGAATCCCGAATATCAGGCGGAAGCTGCCAAGTACTTTGTCACTCCGACTTACATGGGACCTGAGCAGGCAACCAAGCATGCACAGCAGGTCTATGAATACTTCGCCCAATATCAGGACCTCTTCAGAGGAACTACGAAGTAG
- a CDS encoding transketolase-like TK C-terminal-containing protein codes for MKRTIACNTSDLAFWEKTADLVDQFIDIPLNYRQSGHPGGSRSKVHMLLSLMLSGAMVWDIRDSDKPFGDKFVLGCGHTIPLVYATLAVLNEALRFAYQQTGDKKYLIKDEKNRALYWEDLLGFRHRGGLSGHAEANGKTSFLKANTGPSGHGTPAAAGLAFALKRAGATDVQVFIMEGEGGLTPGATHETLNTAWGMALDNLHFLVDWNDYGIDGHKTSDVLPGTPEDWFAPHGWRVCGTENGSDFSSLTVELKNLVHEGDQQRRPSMLWFKTRKGRGYLKYDAPSHGSPHAKNSEPYWNLRKEFATKYGAKFVNVDAKGPADEAEFRANLEAVVQVMHADRNLCMYLANRLVELGDAVPQSLATYKLNSKGNPFTDPVFWDSKNYPDQMWGKVGQKLANRAGMGAWGSYINYLGKTKYNRPLFLAASADLSASTNLWGFANGWEKESGYGWYERVGTQDGVMAPTEITEFSNAGIMSSVATLNFSDKPKEEFDGFYTAVSTYASFSYLKYGSMRLFSQFCQDADNKVGKVLWVGAHTGPETADDSRTHFGIFSVGVHQLFPKGHIINLFPWEYNEVPVLLAEAFKSSIPLIALHVTRPEMEIPDREKLGIPSHFEAAKGAYVLRPYAEGKPKGGTIFVQGTSVVYSILSLLETLEQENLNVRIVCVTSTELFAMQSETYKNQVLTDADRADSTFFTTQARRMMSAWAFNSISEEYCLSSDHDDRWRTGGTLEEVLDEAHMSPTWVLQAIRRFADDRTLRLAKLSQQLASANQ; via the coding sequence ATGAAACGTACGATAGCTTGCAACACCTCGGATCTCGCATTCTGGGAAAAGACAGCCGATCTTGTTGATCAATTCATCGACATACCACTCAACTACCGCCAAAGCGGCCACCCCGGAGGATCACGCTCAAAAGTCCACATGCTACTCTCTTTAATGCTCAGTGGAGCAATGGTCTGGGATATCAGGGATAGCGACAAACCCTTCGGGGACAAGTTTGTTCTTGGTTGCGGTCATACCATTCCTCTTGTCTATGCGACCTTGGCCGTCCTCAACGAAGCATTGCGCTTTGCCTACCAACAAACCGGTGATAAAAAATATCTCATCAAGGATGAGAAAAATCGCGCACTCTACTGGGAAGACCTGCTGGGATTCAGACATCGGGGAGGCCTTTCCGGTCATGCCGAAGCGAATGGCAAGACCTCGTTCTTGAAAGCCAACACCGGCCCCTCCGGTCACGGAACCCCTGCTGCGGCAGGCCTTGCATTCGCCCTCAAGCGAGCCGGTGCAACCGATGTGCAGGTCTTCATCATGGAAGGTGAAGGCGGCCTTACTCCCGGGGCGACTCATGAAACGCTGAATACCGCCTGGGGCATGGCACTGGACAATCTTCACTTCCTCGTAGACTGGAACGACTATGGCATTGACGGGCACAAAACCAGTGATGTACTTCCGGGAACACCCGAGGATTGGTTTGCCCCCCATGGGTGGAGAGTCTGTGGTACCGAAAACGGTTCCGATTTTTCCTCCCTTACCGTGGAATTGAAGAATCTGGTACATGAGGGTGACCAACAAAGACGACCATCGATGCTCTGGTTCAAAACCCGCAAAGGCAGAGGGTATCTCAAGTACGACGCCCCCAGCCATGGTTCTCCCCATGCCAAGAACAGTGAGCCGTATTGGAACCTTCGAAAGGAGTTTGCCACCAAATACGGTGCCAAGTTTGTGAACGTCGATGCAAAGGGTCCCGCCGATGAGGCAGAGTTTCGAGCAAATCTTGAGGCTGTAGTGCAAGTCATGCACGCAGACCGCAACCTTTGTATGTACCTTGCAAACCGTTTAGTAGAGCTCGGGGACGCGGTTCCCCAAAGCCTTGCGACCTATAAACTGAACAGCAAAGGAAATCCCTTCACCGACCCTGTATTCTGGGACAGCAAGAACTACCCCGATCAGATGTGGGGAAAAGTTGGCCAGAAGTTGGCAAACAGAGCCGGTATGGGCGCCTGGGGTTCCTATATCAACTACCTTGGGAAAACCAAGTACAACCGTCCTTTGTTCCTGGCAGCCTCTGCCGACCTGAGCGCATCGACCAATCTCTGGGGGTTCGCCAATGGTTGGGAAAAAGAGAGTGGGTATGGCTGGTATGAACGGGTGGGTACGCAAGATGGTGTCATGGCTCCTACTGAAATCACCGAGTTCTCCAATGCCGGGATTATGAGCTCGGTAGCCACGCTGAACTTCAGTGACAAGCCCAAAGAGGAGTTTGACGGTTTTTACACCGCTGTCTCCACCTATGCCTCATTCTCCTATCTTAAATATGGCTCGATGAGGCTCTTCAGCCAGTTCTGCCAGGATGCCGACAACAAGGTGGGAAAAGTCCTCTGGGTTGGGGCTCATACGGGACCCGAGACAGCCGACGACAGCCGAACCCACTTCGGCATTTTCTCTGTCGGAGTGCACCAGCTCTTCCCGAAGGGACACATCATCAACCTGTTCCCTTGGGAGTACAACGAGGTACCAGTGCTTCTGGCAGAAGCTTTCAAGAGCAGCATCCCACTCATTGCCTTGCATGTCACCAGGCCGGAGATGGAAATTCCCGACCGGGAAAAGCTGGGCATCCCCTCCCACTTTGAGGCAGCCAAGGGAGCCTATGTACTCAGGCCGTATGCAGAGGGAAAACCGAAGGGCGGAACCATCTTCGTACAAGGAACCAGTGTAGTCTACAGCATACTTTCATTGCTTGAGACGCTTGAACAGGAAAACTTGAACGTAAGAATTGTCTGCGTGACCAGTACCGAGCTCTTTGCAATGCAGAGTGAAACGTACAAGAACCAGGTGCTCACCGATGCAGACCGTGCCGATTCCACCTTCTTTACTACCCAAGCAAGGAGAATGATGAGTGCATGGGCGTTCAACAGCATCAGTGAAGAGTACTGCCTCTCTAGCGACCATGACGATCGATGGAGAACAGGGGGAACACTTGAAGAGGTCCTCGACGAGGCCCACATGAGCCCGACGTGGGTTTTACAAGCTATCAGACGGTTTGCCGATGACAGAACGCTGAGACTTGCAAAGCTTTCACAACAACTTGCATCAGCAAACCAATAA
- a CDS encoding P-II family nitrogen regulator, producing the protein MHTPHTLITCIVNKGMAEAVMEAARKAGASGGTILSARGTGKEEDVTFFGYSLVPEKEMLLVLVGAGQTGKVLEAIKEVPSLVEPGAGIAFCVDVERFMAFGEPETL; encoded by the coding sequence ATGCATACACCCCACACCCTCATCACCTGCATTGTCAACAAAGGCATGGCTGAAGCAGTCATGGAGGCAGCGAGGAAGGCAGGAGCCTCAGGAGGGACCATCCTTTCCGCACGAGGAACGGGAAAAGAAGAGGATGTAACATTCTTTGGCTACTCCCTTGTTCCCGAAAAAGAAATGCTCCTTGTCCTGGTAGGGGCCGGCCAAACCGGTAAGGTATTGGAAGCCATTAAGGAAGTACCCTCCCTTGTTGAACCTGGGGCGGGCATCGCTTTCTGTGTTGATGTGGAACGCTTTATGGCTTTCGGTGAGCCTGAGACGCTGTAG
- a CDS encoding tripartite tricarboxylate transporter permease translates to MILEGILAVFTIKTLLLIFGGTVLGILFGSIPGITVTMGVALFLPITFSMSPVEGLSLLMGLYIGGTSGGLISAILLNIPGTPASVCTCFDGSPMAKQGQAGKALGIGIVFSFLGGIFSLLVLYFISPLVAEVALNFASFEYFSIGIFSLTLVSTMSGKSLVKGLFSALLGFAFTFIGMAPITAFPRFTFGIKELNGGISLLPALIGLFAVAQLFEESEQGVGEKVKPVEYAIKGFGFSMKEFLSQKVNFLRSAVIGTGIGILPGLGGAICSVVSYGIAKNQSKTPELFGKGSIEGLVASETSNNASTGGALVPLMTLGIPGDNTTAILLAGFMIHGITPGPLLFENNGVLVYAIFTALLVSNIFMLVSEFGGMRLFVKILAVPKHILLPIVLTLCVIGSYGLNNRMFDVWTMLFFGILGFAMKKFDVPATPLLLGFILGPIIETELRRGLMRSQGSFLPFFTEPISGVILTLTILIVVFSVYKTIRRKKSNQH, encoded by the coding sequence ATGATTTTGGAAGGTATTCTCGCCGTTTTTACGATAAAAACTCTATTGCTCATCTTTGGTGGAACTGTCCTGGGGATTCTCTTCGGGTCAATCCCCGGTATTACTGTAACCATGGGTGTGGCACTTTTCCTCCCCATCACCTTCAGCATGAGTCCCGTGGAAGGCCTCTCTCTTCTGATGGGCCTGTATATCGGAGGGACCAGCGGAGGACTCATCTCTGCCATCCTGCTCAACATTCCAGGCACACCTGCTTCTGTCTGCACCTGTTTTGATGGTTCCCCCATGGCCAAGCAGGGACAGGCCGGTAAAGCCTTGGGCATCGGTATCGTATTCTCTTTCCTCGGCGGCATATTCAGCCTGTTGGTTCTCTATTTCATCTCCCCATTGGTAGCTGAAGTAGCTTTGAACTTCGCCTCGTTTGAATATTTTTCCATAGGAATCTTCAGCCTTACCCTCGTTTCCACCATGTCCGGCAAATCCTTGGTCAAGGGCTTATTCAGTGCTTTGTTGGGCTTCGCGTTTACCTTTATCGGCATGGCCCCGATCACCGCATTTCCCCGCTTCACTTTCGGTATAAAGGAGCTGAACGGTGGGATCAGCCTGCTGCCGGCTCTCATCGGCTTGTTTGCAGTCGCCCAGCTGTTTGAGGAATCCGAGCAAGGAGTTGGTGAAAAAGTAAAACCAGTAGAGTATGCCATCAAGGGATTCGGCTTTTCCATGAAAGAGTTTCTCTCCCAGAAAGTCAACTTCTTACGATCTGCCGTAATCGGAACCGGTATCGGCATCCTTCCCGGTTTAGGGGGAGCCATCTGCAGTGTGGTCTCCTATGGTATTGCAAAGAACCAGTCAAAGACTCCCGAACTTTTCGGTAAGGGCTCCATTGAAGGACTAGTCGCCAGTGAGACCTCCAACAATGCCTCCACCGGTGGGGCTTTGGTTCCTCTGATGACTCTGGGCATTCCCGGGGACAACACCACGGCCATCCTGTTAGCTGGTTTTATGATTCACGGCATTACCCCCGGACCACTGTTGTTTGAGAACAACGGAGTACTCGTGTATGCCATTTTTACTGCTCTGCTGGTATCGAACATTTTCATGCTCGTCAGTGAATTCGGCGGTATGCGTCTGTTCGTCAAGATTCTTGCCGTACCCAAGCATATCCTGCTTCCCATCGTGCTTACCCTGTGCGTCATCGGCTCCTACGGCCTGAACAACCGCATGTTCGATGTATGGACCATGCTCTTTTTCGGTATCCTTGGATTTGCCATGAAGAAGTTCGATGTTCCTGCAACACCCCTGTTGCTGGGCTTCATTTTGGGACCCATCATCGAGACCGAGCTGCGCCGGGGTCTGATGAGAAGCCAGGGAAGCTTCCTTCCCTTCTTCACCGAGCCGATCAGCGGGGTCATTCTCACCCTTACCATTCTCATTGTTGTTTTTTCGGTCTATAAGACTATTCGGAGAAAGAAATCCAATCAGCACTAG
- a CDS encoding GntR family transcriptional regulator, whose amino-acid sequence MYYASKGGGYRMQSVTQNGAVFQTAAEKAYEIISKKIMKGEYEPGMRLVRRQLAQELGVSPIPILEAMKRLEQDGLIEYKAHWGSIVTIPTVERVMDMFAFREAIECQVARILATKATEEQKKALHALAEELDILRFEGSETEKITQLHIRFHVMMAECTGFSSLIAGLQKINFTWLLFNAVQSRRARPAIQRYWHVTLIDNILDQDPEKAEKVMRDHIYDSYYPFIEDLKNSSIKY is encoded by the coding sequence ATGTATTATGCATCAAAAGGTGGAGGGTATCGAATGCAATCGGTAACGCAGAATGGCGCAGTTTTTCAGACAGCTGCTGAAAAAGCGTATGAGATCATCAGCAAGAAAATCATGAAGGGCGAGTATGAGCCTGGTATGAGATTGGTTCGCCGCCAGCTCGCACAGGAGCTTGGTGTCAGTCCCATTCCCATCCTTGAGGCTATGAAGCGCCTGGAACAGGACGGCTTGATCGAATACAAGGCGCACTGGGGTTCCATCGTTACCATTCCCACCGTAGAGCGAGTCATGGACATGTTTGCCTTCCGTGAAGCCATAGAATGCCAGGTGGCAAGAATTCTTGCCACCAAAGCAACCGAAGAACAGAAAAAGGCGCTTCACGCTCTTGCCGAGGAGTTGGACATTCTCCGCTTTGAAGGCAGTGAAACAGAGAAGATAACCCAATTGCATATACGCTTCCATGTCATGATGGCCGAGTGTACCGGGTTCTCCTCCCTCATCGCAGGGCTGCAGAAGATCAATTTCACGTGGCTGCTCTTCAATGCAGTCCAATCCAGGCGTGCCAGACCTGCCATCCAGCGCTACTGGCATGTCACCCTGATCGATAACATCCTCGACCAGGATCCTGAAAAGGCGGAAAAAGTGATGCGCGACCATATCTATGACTCCTACTACCCCTTCATCGAAGATTTGAAGAACTCGTCGATCAAGTACTAG